The following proteins come from a genomic window of Thermofilaceae archaeon:
- the rpoA2 gene encoding DNA-directed RNA polymerase subunit A'', with protein sequence MAKGVRVSEQEVRSLLEPYAHVLPQSLVEEVVKEVVAAGLTEDEARKVVERVVHEYTKSLAEPGEAVGMVAAQSIGEPSTQMTLRTFHFAGVRELNVTLGLPRLIEIVDARKTVSTPIMEVYLEGDYAKSREKALKIASELELTTIENVAKAITIDYIDYSIVIELDPEVLENRGIEPRDVVKALNRIKGKKGSVEQEGYTIFFRTGLDDVTKLRKLYDKVRTQRVKGVKGIKRAVVRYDEKLGEYKIITEGSNLVAALSIEGVDYRRTISNNIHEIAEVLGIEAARTMIIKEMKKVLDEQGLDVDIRHIMLVADAMTFNGRVRQVGRHGVAGEKPGVLARAAFEVTVKHLIDSAARGELDELRGVIENVIVGSRVVPLGTGLVKLLMRYPLSGRESSVGEAGEQTLSR encoded by the coding sequence GTGGCAAAGGGGGTGCGTGTAAGCGAGCAGGAAGTTAGATCACTGTTAGAGCCTTATGCTCACGTACTTCCCCAGAGCCTGGTAGAAGAGGTTGTAAAGGAAGTTGTAGCTGCAGGCTTGACGGAGGACGAGGCGAGGAAAGTGGTTGAGCGAGTGGTTCACGAGTACACTAAGAGTCTCGCTGAGCCTGGAGAAGCTGTGGGGATGGTCGCGGCGCAGTCCATCGGCGAACCTAGCACGCAAATGACCTTGAGAACATTTCACTTCGCTGGAGTCAGGGAGCTCAACGTAACATTGGGTTTACCCCGCCTGATAGAAATCGTCGATGCGAGGAAGACGGTCTCAACGCCTATAATGGAAGTATACCTCGAAGGCGATTACGCAAAAAGTAGGGAGAAGGCTCTAAAGATCGCTAGTGAGCTTGAACTGACAACAATTGAGAACGTAGCCAAAGCGATAACGATCGATTACATCGACTATTCGATAGTCATCGAGCTAGACCCGGAGGTGTTGGAGAACCGAGGGATAGAACCTCGCGATGTCGTGAAAGCTCTAAACAGAATCAAGGGGAAGAAGGGAAGTGTGGAACAGGAAGGATATACGATATTTTTCAGGACCGGCTTGGATGATGTAACAAAACTGAGAAAATTGTACGATAAAGTAAGGACGCAGAGGGTGAAGGGTGTAAAGGGTATTAAGAGAGCGGTTGTGCGCTACGACGAGAAGCTGGGAGAGTACAAGATTATAACTGAAGGATCGAATTTGGTCGCTGCACTCAGTATAGAGGGCGTTGACTACAGACGGACAATAAGCAATAACATCCACGAGATTGCCGAAGTGCTGGGGATAGAAGCTGCAAGGACGATGATAATCAAAGAGATGAAGAAGGTCCTCGACGAGCAGGGGCTCGACGTTGATATACGCCACATCATGCTTGTTGCTGACGCAATGACGTTCAATGGTCGGGTGAGACAGGTAGGTCGGCATGGTGTTGCGGGCGAGAAGCCAGGTGTGCTAGCCAGAGCGGCTTTCGAGGTGACCGTAAAGCACCTTATAGACTCGGCAGCTAGGGGCGAGCTCGATGAGTTGAGGGGTGTTATCGAAAATGTAATAGTAGGATCGCGCGTCGTGCCGCTGGGCACAGGTCTCGTTAAACTGCTAATGCGGTACCCGCTATCCGGTAGAGAGAGCAGTGTTGGTGAAGCAGGAGAGCAAACGCTCTCACGCTAA
- a CDS encoding 50S ribosomal protein L30e produces MDIVREIQTALRTGKVVIGSKETLSAITSGRAKLVIVASNIPGQIRRDVEKYCKLSGTPLYEFPGTSWDLGAVCNKPFVVAAMAILDPGESNILDVVKG; encoded by the coding sequence ATGGATATTGTAAGAGAGATACAGACGGCGTTGAGAACTGGGAAGGTGGTGATTGGATCAAAGGAGACGCTCTCAGCCATTACTAGCGGAAGAGCAAAGCTAGTTATAGTGGCTTCCAATATTCCAGGGCAGATCAGGAGGGATGTGGAGAAATACTGTAAACTGAGTGGAACGCCTCTTTACGAATTCCCAGGCACCTCATGGGACTTAGGCGCAGTCTGCAACAAGCCTTTCGTAGTTGCCGCCATGGCTATCTTGGATCCTGGTGAGAGCAACATACTTGATGTCGTGAAAGGTTGA
- a CDS encoding NusA-like transcription termination signal-binding factor gives MANIKLTEKEMQYISLFEALTQVEVLDCINDEENNRLIFIVRRGMAGKAIGAGGANAKLMKKLIGKDVEVVEQGLTLDDLIRAALFPAKVLSIEMRENSNGSKVAIVEVPAEQKGLAIGKGGRNVKRAKLLARRYFGVDVALK, from the coding sequence ATGGCGAACATCAAGCTGACTGAAAAAGAGATGCAATACATCTCCCTTTTTGAAGCGCTTACGCAGGTGGAAGTTCTAGACTGCATTAACGACGAGGAAAACAATCGCCTGATCTTTATCGTCAGGCGGGGTATGGCCGGTAAAGCGATAGGTGCAGGAGGAGCGAATGCCAAGCTAATGAAGAAACTGATAGGGAAAGACGTGGAGGTGGTAGAACAAGGACTGACTCTAGATGACCTGATACGAGCTGCCCTATTCCCAGCAAAGGTTCTATCTATCGAGATGAGAGAGAACAGTAACGGGAGTAAAGTAGCTATCGTAGAAGTTCCAGCAGAGCAGAAAGGGTTGGCTATCGGGAAGGGGGGGAGGAACGTTAAACGAGCGAAGTTGCTTGCACGAAGATACTTCGGGGTTGATGTCGCGTTAAAGTAA
- a CDS encoding 30S ribosomal protein S12 — protein MPGSKSPKGLYAARKLIKKRKKFRWSDAEYKSRMLRLKEEYDPLEGAPMARGIVLEKVGVESRQPNSAVRKCVRVQLIKNGKVVTAFVPGDGGLLFINEHDEVVIERIGGPEGKAYGDLPGVRFKVIKVNGVALKELLRGRKQKPTR, from the coding sequence ATGCCTGGTTCAAAGTCTCCGAAAGGACTGTACGCTGCTAGGAAGCTGATCAAAAAGCGCAAGAAGTTTAGGTGGAGCGATGCGGAGTATAAGAGCAGGATGCTACGTCTTAAGGAAGAGTACGATCCCCTCGAGGGAGCGCCGATGGCCAGAGGTATCGTGCTCGAAAAAGTCGGTGTAGAAAGCCGGCAGCCCAACAGCGCTGTGCGCAAATGCGTAAGAGTTCAGCTTATTAAAAACGGGAAAGTGGTAACAGCCTTTGTACCAGGCGATGGCGGGCTACTGTTCATAAACGAGCACGATGAGGTTGTGATAGAGCGTATAGGAGGGCCTGAAGGTAAAGCCTACGGCGACCTGCCGGGCGTTCGTTTCAAAGTGATCAAGGTTAACGGTGTTGCTCTCAAGGAGCTCTTAAGGGGTAGGAAACAGAAGCCGACAAGGTAG
- a CDS encoding DNA-directed RNA polymerase subunit D, with the protein MPSEGPRITIKKIEENYCEFVLENVTPAVANTLRRVLMADVPILAIDEVVIIENNSVLFDEILAHRLALIPLKVDADTYETLLQCYEEGKRDSCVATFTLEVEAEKPMVVYSGHMKFGGFIGEMASLVGAEVKPVSDLIPIVKLTSGQKVVLEAYAKMGTGKEHAKWQAALAAYKYYPRLTILEEECGAKCEKCIEACPKGILSIDGGKIKVIDSKIEECTMCRACEEACPGVIKVSWDDTKFIFKVENHGILPISKIVDVAMRRIIWKIDNFINEIQKLLFL; encoded by the coding sequence TTGCCAAGCGAGGGCCCCCGCATAACTATAAAGAAAATCGAGGAGAACTACTGTGAGTTCGTTCTAGAGAACGTTACCCCAGCCGTGGCGAACACTCTAAGGAGAGTATTGATGGCCGATGTTCCCATATTAGCCATTGATGAAGTAGTGATTATCGAGAATAATTCCGTGCTCTTCGATGAAATCCTAGCTCATCGTTTAGCGCTAATACCGTTGAAAGTAGATGCAGATACCTACGAAACCCTACTGCAATGCTACGAAGAGGGCAAGAGGGATAGCTGTGTAGCCACTTTTACACTAGAAGTTGAAGCTGAAAAGCCGATGGTTGTCTACTCAGGGCACATGAAGTTTGGCGGTTTCATAGGCGAAATGGCATCGCTTGTCGGTGCGGAAGTGAAGCCGGTTTCAGACTTGATACCAATCGTAAAGCTAACCTCGGGTCAGAAGGTCGTACTCGAAGCTTACGCGAAGATGGGTACGGGAAAAGAGCATGCTAAGTGGCAGGCTGCATTAGCGGCCTACAAGTACTACCCGAGATTAACTATACTGGAAGAAGAATGTGGAGCAAAGTGTGAAAAATGCATAGAAGCTTGTCCCAAAGGGATCTTAAGTATAGACGGTGGGAAGATAAAGGTTATCGACAGCAAAATTGAGGAATGCACAATGTGTAGGGCTTGCGAAGAAGCTTGTCCAGGAGTGATAAAGGTCTCGTGGGATGACACGAAGTTCATATTTAAAGTGGAAAATCATGGGATTCTTCCGATTTCTAAGATCGTAGATGTGGCGATGAGAAGGATTATCTGGAAAATAGATAATTTTATAAATGAAATTCAAAAATTATTATTTCTATAG
- a CDS encoding 50S ribosomal protein L18e: MKRTISTNVHLRRLIHYLRKKARENKAPIWRRVAELLERPARTRPVVNISKINRYTQDGDAVVIPGKVLGCGTLNHRVVVAAYTFSEKAREKIVAAGGEAITIPQLIERNPRGSGVRILV, from the coding sequence ATGAAGAGAACGATTTCAACTAACGTGCATCTCAGAAGGTTGATACACTACCTGAGGAAGAAAGCTCGAGAGAACAAGGCACCAATATGGCGGAGGGTTGCTGAGCTACTGGAAAGGCCAGCGCGGACCCGACCAGTTGTCAACATCAGTAAGATAAACCGCTACACACAGGATGGTGATGCCGTTGTTATTCCTGGCAAAGTTCTTGGTTGCGGTACGCTGAACCATCGCGTTGTGGTTGCGGCTTACACTTTTAGTGAAAAAGCTCGTGAAAAGATAGTGGCTGCAGGTGGTGAGGCGATAACAATCCCTCAGCTCATTGAGCGAAACCCACGAGGTAGTGGGGTACGCATTCTAGTATGA
- a CDS encoding 50S ribosomal protein L13, whose amino-acid sequence MELEKRSRIVIDASGLVAGRIASIAAKLLLKGYDVVIVNAERAIVTGKRRRVVEWYMKRVSEWRTHYNPEKKGPKIPRRPDTILRRMVRNMLPYKKARGREAFKRLKVYLGVPSEYESLEKWVPEEAKLKNPETEYVTLGELSTLIGCKVW is encoded by the coding sequence ATGGAGCTTGAAAAGCGTTCGAGAATAGTAATTGATGCATCGGGGTTAGTCGCGGGGAGGATTGCCAGCATTGCGGCTAAACTGCTGCTAAAGGGTTATGACGTAGTCATAGTGAATGCGGAAAGGGCTATTGTGACTGGGAAGAGGAGGAGAGTTGTTGAATGGTACATGAAGAGGGTGAGCGAGTGGAGGACTCACTACAACCCTGAGAAGAAGGGTCCTAAAATCCCTAGGCGACCCGACACCATACTTCGACGCATGGTGCGAAACATGCTCCCCTACAAGAAGGCTAGAGGGCGGGAAGCTTTCAAGCGCCTTAAGGTTTACCTAGGGGTACCATCGGAGTACGAGAGCCTTGAAAAGTGGGTTCCAGAGGAGGCAAAGCTGAAGAACCCTGAGACGGAGTACGTGACGTTGGGCGAGCTCTCCACGCTAATAGGGTGTAAGGTATGGTGA
- a CDS encoding 30S ribosomal protein S9 has protein sequence MVKVVIASARRKTARARVVVKEGKGRVFINGVPLEILEPELVRLKISEPLYLAGEDIVSKVDVYAEAYGGGIMGQASAIRTAIARALVEWTGSDALRELYRKYDRHLLVEDPRQAEPKKPGGRSARAKRQKSYR, from the coding sequence ATGGTGAAGGTTGTAATCGCTTCCGCTAGGAGGAAAACCGCTCGAGCGCGAGTAGTTGTGAAGGAAGGTAAGGGCCGAGTCTTCATCAATGGAGTTCCACTAGAGATACTCGAGCCGGAGCTTGTTAGACTAAAGATAAGTGAGCCATTATACCTAGCGGGGGAGGACATAGTGAGCAAGGTTGACGTATACGCCGAAGCCTATGGCGGAGGCATAATGGGGCAGGCTTCAGCAATTCGCACAGCTATCGCCAGAGCACTCGTGGAGTGGACGGGTTCTGATGCCCTCAGGGAGCTCTACCGCAAGTACGATAGGCACTTGCTTGTTGAGGATCCCAGGCAGGCTGAGCCCAAAAAGCCGGGCGGTAGATCGGCGAGGGCTAAGCGCCAGAAGAGTTACCGTTGA
- a CDS encoding DNA-directed RNA polymerase subunit N gives MIIPIRCFTCGALIADKWNKFAERVARGDDPAKVLDELGVKRYCCRRMLLSHVDLIDTVLKYEQYSP, from the coding sequence GTGATAATTCCCATCCGATGCTTCACTTGTGGAGCGCTGATAGCCGACAAGTGGAATAAATTTGCCGAAAGAGTGGCAAGGGGGGATGATCCTGCGAAAGTTCTAGACGAGTTGGGAGTAAAACGCTACTGCTGTAGGAGGATGCTTCTCTCACACGTGGATCTAATAGACACCGTGCTTAAATACGAGCAATACTCTCCCTAG
- a CDS encoding acetyl-CoA carboxylase biotin carboxylase subunit: MQPIFDKILVANRGEIAVRIIRTAKMLGIKTVAVYSDADQNALHALIADEAVWVGGADPSESYLNVEAIINAAKSTGAEAVHPGYGFLSQRADFVERLEEEGITFIGPPARVQKLVGDKLGARRFFQSAGIPVVPGTFEPVDPRDAPSVAEEMGYPVIVKPAGGGGGIGMRVVWNEHELSMAMRDASELAGKAFGRVEVYLEKYLPKARHIEVQIIGDGLGGVYHLFERECSVQRRFQKVVEEAPSPALTWELRQQLLSVAIKAAKACEYVNAGTFEFLFDPESKRFYLLEVNSRIQVEHPVTEMITGVDIVKEQILVAGGEGVSFKQEDVTIRGHSIEARVYAEDPLNNFAPSPGRLTSYREPSGPYVRVDSGYYAGCEVPPFYDPLLMKIVSWGSNREEARRRLIIAIEETVVKGVATNLGLLHLILNDEAFVKGDYNTRFFEERKILQRLENHIVREVHFPEPKEHAEDRKPHARVEVDIWKLASRIGG, translated from the coding sequence GTGCAGCCCATCTTTGATAAGATCCTAGTGGCAAATAGGGGAGAGATAGCTGTGAGAATTATCAGAACTGCGAAAATGCTCGGGATCAAGACGGTAGCCGTTTATTCCGACGCTGATCAGAATGCCCTTCACGCGCTCATCGCGGATGAGGCTGTATGGGTCGGGGGGGCCGATCCTTCTGAGAGCTACCTCAACGTCGAGGCCATAATCAACGCTGCTAAAAGCACGGGAGCAGAGGCCGTCCACCCAGGCTACGGCTTTCTCTCTCAACGAGCCGATTTTGTTGAAAGACTGGAGGAGGAGGGGATCACTTTCATAGGGCCCCCCGCCAGAGTACAGAAGCTTGTTGGTGACAAGCTGGGGGCTAGGAGATTCTTCCAATCAGCGGGGATTCCTGTCGTTCCTGGAACATTTGAGCCGGTCGATCCGCGCGATGCACCCAGCGTTGCGGAGGAAATGGGTTATCCAGTAATCGTGAAACCAGCTGGAGGGGGAGGGGGGATTGGAATGCGGGTAGTGTGGAATGAGCACGAGTTAAGCATGGCCATGCGAGACGCTAGCGAGCTAGCAGGCAAAGCGTTTGGCCGCGTTGAGGTATATCTAGAGAAGTACCTGCCTAAAGCAAGGCACATCGAGGTACAGATAATAGGCGATGGGTTAGGTGGCGTTTACCACCTTTTCGAGCGAGAATGCTCGGTGCAGAGAAGATTTCAAAAAGTTGTTGAGGAGGCTCCCTCCCCCGCTTTGACATGGGAATTGAGGCAGCAATTGCTTTCCGTAGCGATTAAAGCCGCAAAAGCGTGCGAGTACGTAAACGCTGGCACCTTCGAGTTCCTCTTTGACCCAGAGAGCAAACGCTTCTACCTGCTGGAGGTTAATTCGAGGATTCAAGTTGAACACCCGGTAACGGAGATGATCACAGGTGTCGATATCGTTAAGGAGCAGATACTGGTTGCCGGAGGCGAGGGTGTGAGCTTTAAGCAGGAGGACGTTACCATTCGGGGACACTCGATTGAGGCACGAGTTTACGCTGAAGACCCCTTAAACAACTTCGCCCCCTCACCCGGACGATTAACCAGTTATAGAGAACCTTCCGGGCCGTATGTAAGAGTAGATAGCGGGTATTACGCTGGATGCGAAGTCCCACCTTTTTACGATCCTCTATTGATGAAAATAGTTAGCTGGGGTAGTAATAGAGAGGAGGCTAGGAGGAGGCTGATAATCGCGATCGAAGAGACGGTTGTTAAGGGGGTCGCTACGAACTTAGGCTTACTCCACCTCATATTGAATGACGAAGCCTTCGTAAAGGGAGACTACAACACGAGATTCTTCGAGGAGAGAAAGATCCTGCAGAGGCTCGAGAACCACATCGTGAGAGAAGTGCATTTCCCCGAGCCGAAGGAGCATGCCGAAGACCGTAAGCCTCATGCTAGAGTCGAAGTGGACATATGGAAGCTAGCATCGCGCATAGGAGGATGA
- a CDS encoding NTPase, producing the protein MRKVNVLVTGRPGVGKTTLVMKVVDEVRGLGFKVGGFISREERAGGSRIGFVLIDLATGEQAYLARVGTGTPRIGKYVVFVNNLERLGVKAVIEAVGSADLVVIDEIGPMELLSQAFRRTVLHALDSSKPVLATIHYRAREDPFGRELLSRNDYLMFTVTENNRETLYLQVAKLIRDSLRNGPH; encoded by the coding sequence ATGCGTAAGGTGAACGTGCTCGTTACTGGTCGCCCCGGCGTAGGTAAAACCACGCTTGTGATGAAGGTTGTTGATGAAGTGAGGGGCCTCGGTTTTAAGGTGGGAGGTTTTATCTCGCGTGAAGAAAGGGCTGGTGGAAGCCGCATAGGGTTCGTACTGATCGATTTAGCAACGGGGGAACAGGCTTACCTGGCGCGCGTGGGTACAGGGACTCCTCGCATCGGCAAGTATGTTGTTTTTGTCAATAACCTTGAGCGGCTCGGTGTTAAGGCTGTCATCGAGGCCGTTGGTTCGGCTGATCTGGTCGTCATCGATGAAATAGGCCCGATGGAGCTGCTCTCGCAAGCTTTTAGGAGAACTGTGCTGCATGCCCTCGACTCTTCAAAGCCGGTTTTAGCAACAATACACTATAGGGCTAGAGAAGATCCCTTCGGTAGAGAGCTACTTTCGCGGAATGACTACCTCATGTTTACAGTGACCGAGAATAATCGCGAGACCCTTTACCTACAAGTGGCTAAACTAATACGTGACTCTTTGAGAAACGGGCCTCATTAG
- a CDS encoding protein-L-isoaspartate(D-aspartate) O-methyltransferase, translating to MCDPRLLIDIFLSSNYHFVGRTGVEERRRMLAELLRLQGVIRSEKVMQAFLKVPREEFVLPEYRDEAYEDHPLPILKGQTISAPHMCAIMCEAAEIERGDTVLEVGTGSGYQAALCAEIVSPTGEPLEGVVLTVEVVAELARFARDNLKRTKYYDRVHLVVADGSCGSPVRENFRFKRILVTAAAPTIPPPLIEQLDENGSLVIPVGPRWHQLLVAVRKKREGLVREPITYCIFVALRGKYGYDDCN from the coding sequence GTGTGTGACCCCCGGTTGTTGATAGACATATTCTTAAGCTCCAACTACCATTTTGTCGGGAGGACAGGCGTGGAGGAACGTCGTCGAATGCTCGCCGAGTTGCTGAGGCTACAAGGTGTGATAAGGAGTGAGAAAGTGATGCAAGCCTTCCTAAAGGTGCCTAGAGAGGAGTTCGTTCTTCCCGAATACAGGGATGAGGCGTACGAAGATCATCCTCTACCGATCCTAAAGGGACAGACAATATCCGCGCCTCATATGTGCGCTATAATGTGCGAAGCGGCAGAAATCGAAAGAGGGGATACAGTGCTTGAGGTAGGTACTGGGAGCGGGTATCAAGCAGCCTTATGCGCTGAGATCGTTTCACCTACCGGTGAGCCGTTAGAGGGGGTCGTTCTCACAGTGGAGGTGGTGGCGGAGCTGGCCCGCTTTGCTCGTGACAACTTGAAGCGGACGAAATACTACGACCGCGTACATCTCGTTGTAGCGGACGGCAGCTGCGGTTCGCCTGTTAGGGAGAATTTCCGGTTTAAGAGGATCCTTGTCACAGCTGCAGCTCCCACTATTCCGCCACCTTTGATAGAACAGCTAGATGAAAACGGCTCGTTGGTTATTCCCGTGGGGCCGCGATGGCATCAGCTACTAGTAGCCGTAAGAAAGAAGAGGGAGGGGCTTGTCAGAGAACCAATCACTTACTGCATATTTGTTGCGCTGAGAGGGAAGTACGGTTACGATGATTGCAATTGA
- a CDS encoding 50S ribosomal protein L14e, whose product MRIFDVGRVCVKIAGREAGRKCVVVDIIDDNFVLVTGPKTLTGVKRRRVNVKHLEPLPYKIDIPKGANDEVVLQALEKAGLVNEMRAPLKPLIKA is encoded by the coding sequence ATGAGGATCTTCGACGTTGGCAGAGTTTGCGTGAAGATTGCCGGCAGAGAAGCTGGCCGAAAGTGTGTCGTAGTGGACATAATCGACGATAATTTTGTCTTGGTAACAGGCCCCAAAACACTTACCGGAGTAAAGAGAAGGAGGGTTAACGTAAAGCATCTGGAACCGTTGCCGTACAAGATTGATATACCCAAGGGTGCTAATGACGAGGTTGTTCTTCAAGCTCTCGAGAAAGCTGGGTTAGTTAACGAAATGAGAGCACCGTTAAAGCCGCTAATTAAAGCATGA
- a CDS encoding RNA-guided pseudouridylation complex pseudouridine synthase subunit Cbf5 has translation MIEAAPKGRSREVLIRDEEPISSYGKRPEERSVDELLEFGAINLDKPPGPSSHEIVAWLRRITGIEKIAHAGTLDPKVTGVLPILLNRSIKVVPYLLAEDKEYVGVMRLHGDADEDEVKRVVSMFKGPVYQRPPLRSAVKRALRVRRIYDVKVLEVAGRDVLFWIWCEAGTYIRKFCHDVGVLLGVGAHMQELRRVRSGSLKEEESVTLHDVADAFAAWREEGNEDYIRRVVVPVERVVEHLPRIVVRDSAVDAIAHGAPLAVPGILLIDAGIKVGDVVAIFTKKNELVAIGRALMRSEQMLAAKKGEAVKPEAVIMKPGTYPRMWGSSKKP, from the coding sequence ATGATTGAAGCTGCTCCAAAAGGGAGGTCCAGGGAGGTTCTCATAAGAGATGAGGAGCCGATTTCGAGTTACGGTAAGCGTCCTGAGGAGCGCAGCGTAGACGAGCTGCTGGAGTTTGGAGCCATAAACCTCGATAAGCCGCCTGGGCCTTCCAGTCACGAGATCGTCGCTTGGCTAAGAAGGATCACCGGTATCGAGAAGATCGCGCATGCAGGCACTCTTGATCCCAAAGTGACAGGTGTTTTACCCATACTACTCAACAGGTCGATAAAGGTTGTGCCTTACCTCCTGGCCGAAGACAAGGAGTACGTTGGCGTCATGAGGTTGCACGGCGATGCTGACGAGGATGAAGTAAAGCGTGTTGTCAGCATGTTTAAGGGGCCTGTCTATCAGAGGCCTCCGCTCAGGTCTGCTGTCAAGAGGGCGTTAAGGGTTAGGCGCATCTACGACGTAAAAGTCCTAGAAGTTGCGGGCAGGGACGTGCTGTTCTGGATATGGTGCGAGGCGGGCACTTACATCAGAAAGTTCTGTCACGATGTCGGCGTCCTGCTTGGAGTAGGTGCCCACATGCAGGAGCTCAGGAGGGTAAGGAGTGGCAGCCTTAAGGAAGAGGAGAGCGTCACGTTGCACGACGTTGCTGACGCCTTCGCAGCCTGGAGAGAAGAGGGTAATGAGGACTACATAAGGCGAGTGGTGGTTCCTGTCGAGCGGGTCGTCGAACACTTGCCTCGCATAGTTGTTCGCGACAGCGCGGTCGACGCCATCGCTCACGGGGCTCCTTTAGCGGTACCCGGAATACTACTTATTGATGCAGGGATCAAAGTTGGGGATGTTGTTGCAATCTTCACGAAAAAGAACGAGTTGGTGGCGATAGGTAGAGCCCTAATGAGGAGCGAGCAAATGCTTGCTGCAAAGAAGGGGGAGGCGGTTAAGCCTGAAGCTGTCATTATGAAGCCTGGAACCTACCCAAGAATGTGGGGTAGCAGTAAGAAGCCATGA
- a CDS encoding 30S ribosomal protein S13 has protein sequence MAEQEFKYIVRIADKDLPGDKNIVYALSLIKGIGVNAAYALCRKLGIDTGRKLGSLTEEEISKVDEAVRELHKLGLPSWLYNRRRDPRLGIDRHLIGADLVLTVKSDIDLMKEIKCWRGIRHMLGLKVRGQRTRTTGRTGITVGVKKPKK, from the coding sequence ATGGCTGAGCAGGAGTTCAAGTACATAGTCCGCATAGCGGATAAGGATCTTCCAGGGGACAAAAACATAGTCTACGCTCTATCCTTGATAAAAGGCATCGGTGTAAATGCCGCGTACGCGCTCTGTCGCAAGCTCGGAATCGACACGGGAAGGAAGCTTGGTTCCCTTACGGAGGAGGAGATAAGCAAGGTTGATGAGGCTGTGAGAGAGCTGCATAAACTAGGTTTACCCTCCTGGCTTTACAACAGGCGACGGGATCCTCGGCTCGGCATTGACAGGCACTTGATCGGAGCCGATCTTGTGCTCACGGTGAAGAGTGACATAGATTTGATGAAGGAGATAAAGTGCTGGAGAGGAATACGGCATATGCTGGGGCTTAAGGTCAGGGGGCAGCGGACTCGAACCACGGGTAGAACGGGCATTACAGTAGGCGTAAAGAAACCGAAGAAGTAG
- a CDS encoding 30S ribosomal protein S4 produces MGDPKKPKKKWEGPAHPWRKDVLAQELYLIGKYGLRNKRELWIAKTMLRRWRMRARRLLALPPELREARAKPLISKLYHLGLLASEEASLSDILRLTVEDVLERRLQTIVYKRGLATSLYHARQLITHGHIAIGGRRVRSPGYMVSREEEGLIGFYPLSPLARSASGEVGAQV; encoded by the coding sequence ATGGGGGATCCGAAAAAACCGAAGAAAAAGTGGGAGGGGCCTGCGCATCCTTGGCGTAAGGACGTTTTAGCGCAGGAGCTTTATCTGATAGGTAAGTACGGCTTGCGCAATAAGAGGGAGCTTTGGATCGCTAAGACGATGCTCCGCAGATGGAGGATGCGGGCTAGACGGCTACTTGCGCTACCTCCAGAACTGAGAGAGGCTCGTGCAAAGCCGCTGATATCCAAGCTTTATCACCTTGGGCTGCTGGCGAGCGAGGAAGCATCGCTAAGCGACATTCTCAGGTTGACGGTTGAGGATGTTCTCGAGAGGCGTCTTCAGACGATCGTCTACAAGAGGGGGTTGGCTACCAGCCTGTATCACGCGCGTCAACTAATAACGCATGGCCACATAGCGATAGGGGGGCGACGAGTTAGGAGCCCTGGATACATGGTGTCAAGGGAGGAGGAGGGGCTGATTGGTTTCTATCCGCTATCACCCCTAGCCCGGAGTGCATCAGGCGAAGTTGGTGCTCAAGTTTAA
- a CDS encoding 30S ribosomal protein S11 translates to MSEEARASDKGHGGSRKSDVGIAWIYASYNNTIIHITDLSGAETIAFVTGGMIAKADRDKPSPWAAMQAAARAAKIALEKGIRVVHVKVKAPGGYGPKTPGPGAGPAIRALVRAGLIVDRVEDVTPLPTDSIRKPGGRRGRRV, encoded by the coding sequence GTGAGTGAAGAAGCGCGAGCGAGCGATAAGGGGCACGGGGGGTCTAGGAAGAGTGACGTGGGTATAGCGTGGATCTACGCCAGCTACAACAACACAATAATCCACATAACGGATCTCAGCGGTGCTGAGACTATAGCCTTCGTAACGGGTGGAATGATCGCTAAAGCCGACAGAGATAAGCCCAGCCCCTGGGCAGCCATGCAAGCTGCAGCACGGGCTGCTAAGATAGCACTGGAGAAAGGGATAAGGGTGGTTCACGTGAAAGTAAAAGCCCCTGGCGGCTACGGTCCTAAGACCCCGGGACCGGGCGCGGGGCCAGCAATCCGAGCGCTTGTCAGAGCCGGTTTAATAGTAGATCGGGTGGAGGACGTCACACCGCTGCCTACTGATAGCATAAGGAAACCCGGCGGGCGCAGGGGTAGGCGCGTCTAA